The genomic stretch GTACAGCGTCAACTTATCACAGCTCTCTATGCAGCTGGCCAGCATGTACCCAGAGCTCACCCTGCCTCTCTTTTCGGGTAGGTTTTTATCCTAATATATACACAAATGCCTTTGTTGACACCCCTGTATGTCACAGGATACAGTGACCTGTTTCATCACAAAGCGTGGAAAAGAACCCAAAACTAGAACTCTGTTTTAACTATTTACTGAAGAATGGCACATCCAAATTGCAGTCACATGTCTTGAATACCTGTTAGTGTGTTGTGTCTGCCAGTATGTGTTCTTGTTATTGAACACCCTAAAAGAATTCTTAGCTGCCTTAAGGCACTACAGACTTATAATTCCTGACATTCCTTTACCCATGCAGAGGTGAGCCAACGTTTTCCAACCACCCACCCCAATGGCAGACAGATCATGTTGTCCTACCTGCTACCCTGGCTTAGTAACATTGAACTAGTGGACACTGGGCTCCTACCACCTGCATCAAGCCCCTGCACTCCAGAAGAAGAACCTCATGCTCAGGGACAGGCTCTGCCCCCAAGTCTGAGAGGTAATGGCTGGGGCTCCTTGCAGGCAACTTCACTGGTGCTCAACAACCTCATGTTCATGACTGCTAAGGTAGGAAGTCTAGTTTTTCTAGGTATTTGTGAGATTAGCTTCTTGCCCTGACTGGTTTTGTTCCTTGACATTTTCAGTATGGGGATGAAGTTCCTGGACCAGAGATTGAGAATGCCTGGAATGCTCTGGTGTCCAATGAGAGGTGGAGCAACAACCTGCGAATCACCCTGCAGTTCCTTATCAGCCTATGTGGAGTCAGCAGTGACACCACACTGCTGCCTTATGTAAGTGTAGTCACCAGACATGATGAAAAAGCCCCTTTTAACAAATATGTTAAGACAATTCAAAATATACTGAGCCTCTAATAATGCATGTATCTGTTATAGATCAAGAAGGTGGTGATCTACTTGTGTCGCAACAACACTATCCAGACTATGGAGGAGCTcctgtttgagctgcagcagactgaCCCAGTCAACCCTGTGGTTCTTCACTGTGACAATCCACCTTTCTATCGCTTTGCTGCCAGTAACAAAGCCTCCACCTCGCAGACGGGTGAGAGGGAATATTCCTGTCATAATCCTgtcaatgttttgtttgtacttAACAGCTTCTTATGTGAGTGCATTGTGTTTCTGATAACTATCTCTGAAATGTTTTGTATGTCGGTAGGCACCACTTCCAGCAGTAACACTGTTGTGGCTGGTCAGGAAATGTCTCTGGGAGACACAGATGAGAACAAGCTGGTCAGAGAGAGTGAAGAGCGGTTAGTATTAATACCTATTTTATGTACTTGTATTGGCCATATGCTGCCACACTCCATTCAGAAATTCAAGGCGTTTAAGCAAGCAGATATGTCAGCATCATATCAGTAACGCAGCAGTATCAACCCACAATCTTCAGGCATTTTAGTCACTGAATAAGTGCAAAGAGCATCTCTGAATTTCACTTTAAATGTCACATATCTGTTTCAGAAGAGCCAGGGCTCACAATAGACTGGAGTCGCGCTATAGCAACAGCTCTGGAGGCTCCTACGAGGATGaaaagagtaagttgtctcggTTCTCAAAAGAATGAATGCACAGACTTGCTGGGTTTGCACAATGTGtactcgctcacacacacacacagcccacgaGTTTTCACAGCTGACTGTCATCTGCAAAGACCTGTAGGACatagatttttttctgtcagtccAAATGTCACCATGTTTACTTAAGACTTCAATCCTTGCTTCTAATTTCCTTCTTACATATAGTTTTATGATAGTGGTTGTCGTTATGTCATGTATATCACACATTATATGCAGACATAAAATATAAGGCCTACCACTCTCAACCTCTGCAGCAAGCATGTGTGTTGGCAGGCTTCAGTCTTCCATGTTTTCATATTTCAAACAAAGCCTGTGTTTGATACAGCTATTTTAAACAAACCAACCATGATAAGAAGTGTTCTTACGTTGTCAAGTAGTTTCAAATATGTGATTAttcttaaaaacatttttggaaATATTTTAGTGGCTGTCCTGTAACTAATTAATTATTGTATTGATTTGACGTGTTTTTTGTAGCTGACCCACTCCCGCCTTATGCTGGATGGCTTCTGGGTGTTCTGGAAACTAACCATCCCCAGCCACTACCGATGCCTGTAAACGGAGGTTGCTGGGCACCTCTGGTTGACTACCTTCCAGAAACCATCACACCCAGAGGGCCACTGcacaggtatacacacacacacacacactgggtaaACAgccatcatacacacatcataCAAATACAACAGGCTCACAGATTGTTTTTCACACATCCTCATAGATCGTCTGATACACTCCAGCACAGAATGAAACCAAGCTGGCTTGCTTTGTCTCTGCTATGAAAAGAATGCATTTAAATGCATTAGGGATTCACTACTTTATGTTCTCTGTCTCTCAACACCTCAAAAACAATTACTcaaaatgaactgaatgatgACATGTCCCTTGTGTTTAGATTTATGATACATGTACAACAAAATACAGTTTATGTATGTTCAGTTTGCTACTTTATAAATTATCATTTATTAGAAAGAGAAGCAGTAAGACATACACAAGCATTACTTAGACTGAGACATTGAAATATGATACATGTGCCTAAAACTACTTCCTCAAAATTACCCCTTTTCTTGCACAAACTCAATAGTTTTAGTGTTTCggtttttaatttcatttatgAAGAGAATTCTTTCCTTTTTAATAATGATACCaatattttagattttattatGCTCTaatgaaagctgtgtgtgtcgtCCTCAGGTGCAACATTGCAGTGATCTTCATGACTGAAATGGTGGTGGACCACAGTGTGAGAGAGGACTGGGCTTTACACCTGCCCTTGCTACTACATGCCCTTTTCTTGGGTAGGTGTACATAACAAACACATACCATACCCATACCTTACATTTGATTCGCTTTGGAGAGTTACAAGAacaacacgttttttttttaactgaaggaaataagaaaaaataaaaaacacaccttggaaaaaaacaagactaGCTGGATGCCCAGCCATTAAAAACTTTCCTGTGACAGCATGTGGGGTAGATTTGGAGGAACTGAAAAGATAAGATCAAGCATCACAATTCAAAGAGGGTGTTAACATTGCAGCATGAAAATAATCACTGTGTAGGTATTTTCTGTGACGTCCACAGTGCTCATAGCGTGACTAAAATATTTTATCtccgctctcacacacacgcatgacAGGACAGACAATGTCAAGACACTTTCCCAAAGACATACCTGCAGTGCagaaatttattttttattatgatGTGCTCGTCAAACACTAAATTCAGTTGTCATCGTCTAATCTGTTGCATGAGGTTGTCAAAGAATCCatattgtattgttttgttaatACTTTACTGACAgtgtaaacattttattttatagtaATATGTCGTGAACATTAAAAAGAACTTGGCTGGTTGTTGTCATAGCAACCACAGTATCAGTTCCCTTATCTATTTTATCTGTTCAGGAAATTTTAAAGTAGCATTTACAGAAGGACAAGTACCGTATGTAGAAAAGTGCCAATATGGcacttttttctgctttttgttCATCTACTCCTGTTGGTGTCTGATTGGATATGAATCTATGTTTAGGTCTGGACCACTACAGACCAGAGGTGTATGAGCACAGCAAACgtctccttctccacctcctcattGTTTTGTCCTGCAACAACAACTTCCAGGTCCGAATGAGATGTTAATACTTTGTAAAGGAGCAGTGAACATTGTATTCTTGTATCTTGTGATTTTCATTGTGCCACTAAGAACTTTTAATTTCTTTGTTTCCAGGTAATAGCTTCAGTTCTGATGCTGACAAGAGAGATCCGTGACAACAAGACGCTCACCATTAAGTCAAGCTACCACACAGAGTACCAGCAGTCATGTGAGTTACACAGTTCTCTGTTTTTTCACATAGGAGAGTGGGCTTTTTATTCATTGTGTACTCTTGGCTCCCTTTAGATGCACCTGACTTCCTCCGAGAGTGGCAGGCATCTCCTGTGGTGGACTCTGGACTCAGTTCAACGTCCAACTCATCCTCTGCCAGTCTGGGTGGCGGCAGCACTGCAGGCAGTGTTGGAAATCTTCCCGTTGTAACACCTGATGACCTGGAGGATCTGGAAGATACGCCCAATGAGACAGATGAGAAGACAAACAAACTCATTGAGTTTCTCTCTACCAGGTACACACAACTCCGCTGATCTATTTCCAGAGGCACCACTGTTGCATTTTGGTGCACAAATGTCAGAGGGTGTATTTGGTGTTCATTAAAACAATGTGCACTTTGCACATATAATAAGTTCTTGTGTAACATGTATGCGGTGTTACTGGTGGTGGGTATACAGTGCCTGGAGTACTGTGTTGTCATTGCTCAGAGCGTTCGGGCCACTGTGGGTGCATGAGGACATCACACCGAAGAACCCCAACTCCAAGAGCACAGAACAGCTCTCCAACTTCCTACGGCACGTCATGTCTGTCTTCAAGGAATCCAAGTCAGGTGAGAAATGCCACATATCACTCAATAGTAAAAATTAGAACAAACATAGATCCAAAATTGACTCATGAAACATCTTTGAATGTACAGTTTTGTAATATTGAACCATATGTCTAAATAGATTTCCACCTGGAGCAGCAGCTTAGTGACGTGGCCTTACAGACAGCTCTGTGCAGCTCCTCACGACACTATGCTGGGCGCTCCTTCCAAATCTTCAGAGCCCTCAAACAGCCAATCAACAATCACGCCGTCTCTGACCTTGTCTCACGTCTGGTTGAGGTTGTGGGAGAACATGGAGACGAAGTGCAGGTAAGAGTGAGAATACAACAACATCCAGCTAGAGACATTCAGACTTCAGACCCCTTTATTGTTGATGATGGTGCCTGTATGTATTATTGAGACATCTTTGTTTCAGGGATATGTGATGGAGGTGCTGTTGACACTGGAGTCAGTGGTGGTGAATCTCGCAGAGTGCCTGAAAAACAGCGACCTTATGGCCGCTCTTACCAGGTATGCCTCTGCTCATTTGTATTCCATACTtgtctttaaaaacatattttggtggaaataaaaatgtagttttaaattttttatttaattagaaTAAATATATCCATTTGTTGAGCTTTCATTTTTCATACAAGGACAACATATACAACACACTGAACAATATGCAATGATGTTTCATTTATAGGACATCCTCGCCAGATTTTGTGACAAGTGATAAATTGATGAACAGAAAGAGCACAGGTCAGCTGAACTTTCCGGGCCCAGGATTCGTTGGTTTGTCATCACAACGCCACCAGCGCTCCTACTCAGTTCCCAAGAAGTTTGGTGAATGTGGAAACCAGCTGAGTGACCCCCCTCGCAGTGCAACACTGGATCGGATACAGGTAGGAATTTAAGATGCTTGTTTAGTTCATCACTTGAAAGAGATTCGTTGAGCATAGAACATCTCTCCAATTTTCACTTTACAGGCCTGCAACAGTCATGGTCTCGCTCGAATAGGAAGAACCCCAGGTTCCCGCACATCATCAACCAATCGTATTGATCCCAGCGTTCTGTCTGATCCTGCACATGTTTCCCATCCCTCAACAATACTAGCAACAGTATTCTGGGTGGCTGTGTCACTCATGGAGTCAGACTTTGAATTTGAATATCAGATGTCACTTCGCCTTGTTCACAAGCTGCTGTCAAAGGTAAATAAGAAGAAAGTCAATCTTAAAGGGAAAGTTGCTTTACTGTAGTCTAATAAGAGTAAAATGCAAGGACAATAAGTCTAAATCCTGTACTTCTTCATGATTCATGTGGATTTATTTCCCACccttttaaaagaaaatgtataCCTAAAATGTCAAGTAGTAGGATTAGCACCAACTTTCAGCTTCCATTATGGTAACAATTGTCTTTTTCCCCAGGTACCTCTTGACCGAGCAGAGAATCGTGAGCGTCTGGAGAAGCTGCAGGCACAGCTGGGATGGAGTGCGTTCTCTGGCATCCAGCAGCTTTTATTGAAGGGTTTTACCTCTCAGGCCACTTTTGACCTCACCTTACAGCTCTTTTGCCAACTCACGCCAGTGTCCCGCGTGCCTGTTGTTGACAGCTCGCAGTCTATAGGTGGGTACAGCAGATCACAGTCATTTAAGGGTCCTTTGTCTGttcttatttatttgtctgagTTAAACTGTTCCTCCCTCCTTGCAGGTTTCCCTCTGAATGTGTTGTGTCTGCTGCCTCACCTGGTGCAGCACTTTGGCCACCCAACGCAGTTTTGCAAGGAGAGTGCTGAGAGGATTGCGCAGGTACAGTCATACTACAAATTCTGTATTATTTGGTTTTTCAGACAGCCAGAAAAGATTAAAAGTAAATACATGCTGTTTTTCTCCCTTTCCTTATCTTCAGGTGTGTTTGGTGGAGAAGAACACAAAGCTGTCCCATTTGGCACATGTTATGACTCTCTATAAGACACGTTCCTACACACGGGACCCTTTTTCCTGGGTCAGTGTGGTTTGCCGCTACCTCCATGAGGCTTTCTCTGACATTACACTGAACATGGTCACTTATATGGCTGAGGTAAGTTGACAAGTATGTGTTACATACCTTATCTCTAGGTTTAGATTCAAGGATAAGAGCTCATGTCGATAGTTTGCTAAAAGCTGAAGGACAGGACAGTCATTCACAGTGTAGTGTTTTTCCTTTGCTGCATTGCATATTTGTCATGTACCAAATGTCACCCTCCGTCTTTCAGCTGCTGGATAAGGGtcttcccagcatgcagcagtCTCTACTCCAGATCATCTACTGTCTGCTCAGCCACATGGATCTGACTGCTGTACAAGTCAAACAGTTCAATGGTGATGTCTTGAAGACCATTGAGAAATttgtccaggtgtgtgtctgtgtttttttgtcattgtgtaaTATAAAGTATCTTCTTTTGTGTTTCTTATATGGTTTGACTTGTTATTTTATAGACGATACACTGGAAGGATGCTTTAAACATCTTAAAGCTGGTAGTATCACGCTCTGCCAGCCTAGTCCATCCAGTGTACGGCCACTCTCAGGGCGATCTCTCCAACCTTGAAGTCAGCAGAGTGTGGGATGGTTCAGCCAAGGCTCTGCCTGGGAAAACATTGGACTTTACATTTGACATCTCAGAGGTGaggaaagtgacacagaaaggggGCATAGTTTTTTGTGATAATAAAACAACCAAAACCCTGCATGTGGAACTCCCTTTCCCACAGACACCAGTAATAGGGCGTCGGTTTGATGAGCTTCAGGGGTCAGGGGGCAGAGAGGGGAAGGCCAGAGCCATGGCTGTAACCCGCAgcacttcctccacctcttcagGATCTAATTCCAACACCATCCTGGTGCCTGTCAGCTGGAGGCGTCCACAATCATCTCAAGTAGGTTAAGCTTATAAAATGAATTGGTCTGTCAGTGTTCATAAGTCTTATTTATGGTATGCAGCTCTATCCATCCTTGTCATGACATATCTATTACTGTTATGTTAACACAGCAAATCAAAACTGTCACTCCATGATACATCTAGTAACATACTGGCATCCACCCACCCTTTGTTTTGACATTCAAATCTCTGTTGGTTTAATAGCACAAACAAAAACTGTTGTAGTGtgtatactgtacacacactatACAGAGAAAATAGCTGTATTGTAATATGTAATATATGTCTAGTCCCTGTTTAATTaatgcttttatttctttttgccTTTCTCCTACATACAGAAAAGAACCAGAGAGAAGCTGGTGAATGTCTTGTCTCTTTGTGGACAGGAAGTAGGACTCACAAAGAATCCATCGGTAAGATACTTACCATCCCCTGTTCCCAATTCAATTTGAAAAATTCTACAAAAACAGAAGAGCAATGCTTCATGCCACCACTTCTAAGAAAGTTGCTTAAGATATAAAGACTGTTTTCTGCTTTCCTTTTATCAGGTGATCTTCTCATCTTGTGGTGACTTGGACATGATGGAGGTGCGGGAGAGTGGTGTGTCGTCTGAGGAGGGTGGTACCAGAGAGGACACTCTAGATGACACTGCCAGCGAGCAGCAGTTCAGGGTTTTCCGTGACTTTGACTTCTTGGACGTGGAGCTAGAAGATGGAGAGGTTAGATCCGTATGCTCATTTTATTTACAATGTCAGTGTTGAATTGTCTCTTGCTGTCCCCTTTACCTTATCCATCTGTTTGTCTTTAACAtcaatatatttaaaatgtatttctgtccctcctcatctctctctctctatctctgtgtgtgtctctctccccctcgcTGCCTAGGAGCTCCAGGTAAGGTCTCTCACACTAAGCACTTAACATTAACTTTCATCAGCACTATGGTGTTTGCTGGCGCTCTTGATTCCAACTGAAAAAAGCAATGATTATGCTTCATTTTGCTCTCAGCTTGGTTGCagaaatacatttcttttttccatAATAGAACTAATGGTATTATAATTTCTTCAAGGGATAATCATGCTGAATGTGAACAGCCTTTCCAGCATAAATTCATGCCATGCATAACAGTTCATTTTGCATCTTGTGCTTGTAACTAAAGCAGCTATTCATCATTTTGAAAGTTCATTTTATTGCTTCTATTGCCTTTGCCCCCATCCTccaaccttgtgtgtgtgtgtgttttatatctAGGGCGAAACTGTCGATAACTTTAACTGGGGTGTGCGCCGGCGATCTTTGGACAGCACAGAGCTGGGTGATCTATTGGAGGAGAGCCAGCATTCGGGCAGCACGCCAAGTCTGGGTCACGAAGACCCTCATGATTCAGACGAGtcctcagaggaagaggagtcttCAACCAGCCAGAGCCTCTCTCATTCTCAGCTTGTGTGTAGCCTTGATTGTTGGACACTAACATTTACTGAAGCTTATAAAACCATATCTGTTATTGCAGTGACCCAGTTTAAAGAATCCAATCAATCAAAATGAATGATATTCCCGCTTGCCTTCCTGTTCCAGACAAACCCTTCTCCATCAGAGGAAACCAATCACACTGATTCTCTATCTACTTCTTATGACACATCGGCTGACCCCCAGTCCCTCAACGCCACAACCCCAGGCCAGGGAGTTCTCCATGATGGCCTGCATGTGAGTATCACTACACATATGCGGTTGGTTGTGCATTTGTATAGATACAATAGTTATAGTTAAACAAATTTTAACGGCTTTGCTTCCTCAGATAAGAGTGTGTGGTGAGGACGAGGACACGCAGGTCCAGGATGACGAGCTGTCACTGAGCGCCAACGAGCTCCCTCCCGGCTCTGACTGTGGGGAAAGCTTCACACTGGAGTTGCCAGGGCAACCACAGGATCAGTCGCTGAATCTGGATCGTGGCCTCAACTTGGACTACTGCCAACCCCCACTGGACTTTCTAGACCCAAACTGCCTGCCCAGGTGAATAGGAATAAAGGGTACTTTTTCATtgactatatgacaataatggTCCGATTTAGTTAGATAATTAAGAATGCTATAAATGATTGAGACAAACGTTTATTTTGTCAAAACTTTTCTTTGTTGCTTAATAATATAAACTTTTGATTTGAATATTTATAAAGAATGTAttaaaaaacgttttttttcttttgcccaCATTTACATTGTGCCAGCTTACGTGATGATGTAGATGATTTGGAAGACCTTGGgtttcctcctcccccttctccATTTTTCTCTGCCATCTTGGCGGCATTCCAACCCACAGTGTGTGACGATGCTGAAGAGGCATGGCGCTGTCATATTAACCAGCTTGTAACTGACTCAGATGGGTCCTGTGCAGTCTACACCTTTCAAGTCTTCTCATCACTCTTTAAAGTAAATCACAGGAACACTtagttttaattattttaaaaatacaattttggGATTGATGATTTTGTCTTCTCTTTAAGCAACGTCTCATATTAATATTGACATGtaattctttctttctttctttttttttctttttttttttcttttttttgtattctttcTTTCCCAGAACATCCAAGGTAAATTCTGCACCTTGACAACCGATGTTGCCACCTACCTCGGCGAGGGCTTGAGGGGCATTGGATCAAAGTTCCTCAGGTCCTCACAGATGCTGGCCACATGCTCAGACTGTCCTACAATTTACATTGATGCCGACACAGTGAGTTCTGCATGCATATTTAGGTGATAGCATAGGGAATGTGATCAATCTGTCTAACGAAGTGAATTTACTTTTTCCAGATCATGTCCTATGGCCTCCTTGAAAAGATGAAGTTCAGTGCTCTGGAACTGCAGGAGTACCTAGATACCTACAATACTAAAGAGGAAGCTGCCGTATTGGTATCTCTTCCATCCTATTGACTAAAGTGTTGAGTTTTCTATTTTGCAAATGTTTGACTGAAATTAAAAACTAATTCTAGTGGCTGAGGAACTGCAAGGACACATTTCCTAGGTGCCCCGGTGACAGTGTAGTTACCTGCCAACCTGGAGACTCAGAGGAGAAGGTATGAAGAACTTCTTTTAAAGATATTTCAGTTGAAGGGCAAACAAGCTCCGTATCTAggatctgtgtgtttatatttctgtctctctgcctctctgctcctctaaaAAATGTGCTGTATTTGCATGTTTGCATTGACTTCTCTGTTTTACCCACCTATACTTTAACATATGAAGTTGGAGTTGTACACTGCTGACTAATTCTTAGTACACTGACTCTGAATACTCATGgtgttgtgcatgtgtttgattgatgctctgtcttcctctgaccTCAATCTGACGCCCTAACATGCTCTCTCGCTGTCTAGCAAATGGAATCTCTTGCAGTAAGTTTCTCTTACAAGTTTCTTTACTTTAACTGCTTAATTTACTCTGCACTAGATGATCAGCTACTTTTATTATTGTTCCTTTGCATCAGTGTGTGATCGGTGGGGTGAATGTGTGACTTTGTGTCTTCTCCACTCCTGATTAATCTGACATTAATTTCTTCACTAATGTCTTCTAGCAACTGGAGCTTTGTCAGAGGCTCTACAAGCTGCACTTCCAGCTCCTCCTATTGTTTCAGTCCTACTGCTCACTCATTGGTCAAGTCCATGCCATCAGCTCCGTGCCCGAGGTGAGCCAAGTCATACACCTTACACACATCACTCACAGCAATTTACAATTcagtccaaacaaaacaaaagatgtTTTGACTGTTAAATGTGAAAAGATGTGTATCAATGTAAAATCTTCATCATCTGAACAAAGTTGATATAGAATAATTGACAATGTGATTAAACAGTGTTACGAAAATTCTGCCCTCCCAGTTCCTACTCTTGATATTTAGTCcacattgtgggacaaataaaggttttcttaatcttaatcttaatcttaatcttctTAGTATTGAATGAGAAATACTACTGTACTAATAATACATCCCTCCCTCTCAAACAATCACAATTATGTTCCTCCCCTCAGCTTCTGAACATGTCCAGAGAGCTCACTGACCTGAAGACCAGCCTGCAGGCTGCTGAGGCAGCTGTGGCCAGCGACTTGGAGCACAAACATT from Parambassis ranga chromosome 14, fParRan2.1, whole genome shotgun sequence encodes the following:
- the fryb gene encoding protein furry homolog isoform X4 gives rise to the protein MAPVNVDPESKPGEFVLKSLFANFTLLSERKIRIIMAEPLEKPLNKSLQRGEDPQFDQLISSMSSLAEYCLPSIVKTLFDWYKRQNGLEDESHEYRPRANTKSKNDEQQKDYLLERRDLAIDFIFSLVLIEVLKQIPLHPLMDGLIQEVINLAFKHFKYKEGYLGPNTGNMHIVADLYAEVVGVVAQSRFPAVRKKFISELKELKQKEQSPYVIQSTISLIMGLKFFRIKMYPVEDFEASFQFMQECAQYFLEVKDKDIKHSLAGLFVEILVPVAATVKNEVNVPCLRNFVESLYDTTLDLSSRKKHSLALYPLVTCLLCVSQKQFFLSRWHIFLNNCLSNLKNKDPKMARVALESLYRLLWVYMIRIKCESNTGTQSRLTSITTTLFPKGSRSVVPRDMPLNIFVKIIQFIAQERLDFAMKEIIFDLLSVGKPAKAFSLNPERMNIGLRAFLVIADALQQKDGEPPMPNTGATLPSGNSLKKKKTYLSKTLTEEEAKLIGMSLYYSQVRKALDNILRHLDKEVGRCMMLTSVQMLNKEPEDMITGERKPKIDLFRTCVAAIPRILPDGMSKSELIDLLSRLTVHMDDELRLISQNSLQSLLLDFSDWREDVLFGYTHFLLREVQDTHQGLQDASVKLLLQLLTQWRLALQLQGKMRGGVEASPRLPDRSPHCSVLHAVEGLALLLLCSCQISTRKLAVGVLREIRCLFTALGHAEDDDKPMIEVMDQLSPAVMDSFVHVAVSDSSTLPLSHHVDLQWLVEWTARLVSSSYDVKSPSHVWIFAQCVKDPWVLCLHIFLRQEHLPKHCPTALGYAWPYAFTRLQLLLPLVDPNSPVNAKKTSTVGSSDSYISLWRNYLILCLGVAKPSIMSPGHLRASTPEITATTPDGSVTYDNKVIGTPSVAWLLKQLVPLMRAESLEITESLVLGFGCTNALVFRELVEELHPLMKEALERRPENKKRRERRDLLRLQLLRIFELLANAGVISDSTNGALERDSLALGALFLEYVDLTRMLLEAENEKELDVLKDIRAHFSGMVANLIQCVPVHHRRFLFPQQSLRHHLFILFSQWAGPFSVMFTPLDRYSDRNHQITRYQYCALKAMSAVLCCGPVFDNVGLSTDGYLYKWLDNILACHDLRVHRLGCEVVILLLELNPDQINLFNWAVDRCFTGSYQLASGCFKAIATVCGNRNYPCDLVTLLNLVLFKASDTSREIYEISMQLMQVLESKLCAYSKRMVEQKPGNILYGTHGPLPPLYSVNLSQLSMQLASMYPELTLPLFSEVSQRFPTTHPNGRQIMLSYLLPWLSNIELVDTGLLPPASSPCTPEEEPHAQGQALPPSLRGNGWGSLQATSLVLNNLMFMTAKYGDEVPGPEIENAWNALVSNERWSNNLRITLQFLISLCGVSSDTTLLPYIKKVVIYLCRNNTIQTMEELLFELQQTDPVNPVVLHCDNPPFYRFAASNKASTSQTGTTSSSNTVVAGQEMSLGDTDENKLVRESEERRARAHNRLESRYSNSSGGSYEDEKTDPLPPYAGWLLGVLETNHPQPLPMPVNGGCWAPLVDYLPETITPRGPLHRCNIAVIFMTEMVVDHSVREDWALHLPLLLHALFLGLDHYRPEVYEHSKRLLLHLLIVLSCNNNFQVIASVLMLTREIRDNKTLTIKSSYHTEYQQSYAPDFLREWQASPVVDSGLSSTSNSSSASLGGGSTAGSVGNLPVVTPDDLEDLEDTPNETDEKTNKLIEFLSTSAWSTVLSLLRAFGPLWVHEDITPKNPNSKSTEQLSNFLRHVMSVFKESKSDFHLEQQLSDVALQTALCSSSRHYAGRSFQIFRALKQPINNHAVSDLVSRLVEVVGEHGDEVQGYVMEVLLTLESVVVNLAECLKNSDLMAALTRTSSPDFVTSDKLMNRKSTGQLNFPGPGFVGLSSQRHQRSYSVPKKFGECGNQLSDPPRSATLDRIQACNSHGLARIGRTPGSRTSSTNRIDPSVLSDPAHVSHPSTILATVFWVAVSLMESDFEFEYQMSLRLVHKLLSKVPLDRAENRERLEKLQAQLGWSAFSGIQQLLLKGFTSQATFDLTLQLFCQLTPVSRVPVVDSSQSIGFPLNVLCLLPHLVQHFGHPTQFCKESAERIAQVCLVEKNTKLSHLAHVMTLYKTRSYTRDPFSWVSVVCRYLHEAFSDITLNMVTYMAELLDKGLPSMQQSLLQIIYCLLSHMDLTAVQVKQFNGDVLKTIEKFVQTIHWKDALNILKLVVSRSASLVHPVYGHSQGDLSNLEVSRVWDGSAKALPGKTLDFTFDISETPVIGRRFDELQGSGGREGKARAMAVTRSTSSTSSGSNSNTILVPVSWRRPQSSQKRTREKLVNVLSLCGQEVGLTKNPSVIFSSCGDLDMMEVRESGVSSEEGGTREDTLDDTASEQQFRVFRDFDFLDVELEDGEELQGETVDNFNWGVRRRSLDSTELGDLLEESQHSGSTPSLGHEDPHDSDESSEEEESSTSQSLSHSQLTNPSPSEETNHTDSLSTSYDTSADPQSLNATTPGQGVLHDGLHIRVCGEDEDTQVQDDELSLSANELPPGSDCGESFTLELPGQPQDQSLNLDRGLNLDYCQPPLDFLDPNCLPSLRDDVDDLEDLGFPPPPSPFFSAILAAFQPTVCDDAEEAWRCHINQLVTDSDGSCAVYTFQVFSSLFKNIQGKFCTLTTDVATYLGEGLRGIGSKFLRSSQMLATCSDCPTIYIDADTIMSYGLLEKMKFSALELQEYLDTYNTKEEAAVLWLRNCKDTFPRCPGDSVVTCQPGDSEEKQLELCQRLYKLHFQLLLLFQSYCSLIGQVHAISSVPELLNMSRELTDLKTSLQAAEAAVASDLEHKHLAHTHAHATQVAAMVVPSFPTSEAAVQAILECLRNHEFTKAVRYIQECRRQWPNGVFGGSSESEVQTLLNVYFRHQTLGQTGTIALVGSRQDLSLICSKLLELNGEIRDMIRRAQGYRVVTTYLPDSSASGTSL